Below is a genomic region from Brassica oleracea var. oleracea cultivar TO1000 chromosome C9, BOL, whole genome shotgun sequence.
ATAGCCGCGATCGGACCGCTCATTTGATCCTTGGGTTGGACCCAACCAATTGCGATATTTTCGCCGTAAGGCCCATCAGAATGTTTCATGTCAGTATGCGCACACTTTCCGGTTTTGGAAAGCTTGTTGGCATAGTTCTGTGCATAGACCGCAAGGGTTTCGTTCCATACCAATGGAGCCACCTTGACCGCTGCTCGAATCTCGTTGTGAGCCTGTACAGTTTTCTCCGGTTGAACATCATCGATTGGCTTCACACTTGGCAGACCATAGGCGTGGGTTAAAAAGGCACAGAGTAATGTAAGGACTACAACGAAGGAAAACATTTGTTTTATTTTTAATAAATTTTCTTGGAACTTACGTGATCTATGTTCTGATTGTTGTTCCTGTTGGATAAATTCAATTAACTTGAGTAGCAAGTTGAAGTTTGATGGGTTAAGGAAAAAGGAAAACATATCGAGTCTATGAATATTTTCATATTATTATTAGAAAAAGATGTAGCTTCGTCCTATATAAAAAGAAGTCTCATGGAGAGATGTTCTATCAAGAGAAACACTTTGAAAGGTTTAGTTTTGAGAAAGTTTCTTGATCTAATAAGAAGAGAAGTTCTTATAATCTTTGTGTTTGTGCAACTTTAATTGGTATCAGAGCTCCAGGTTTCGAAGATCGTTTACAAGAGGAGTTGTAACTCGATCAAAACATGGGAGACAATAACAATTCTCAATGACGTGATAAAGGTCTTGAGATGAAGAAGGACATACGATGTCCAATGCTATCATTGACCAACTACACCGTATGGTCGATGCGAATGAAAGTAATGCTTTGTTTATACGAAGTTTGGGATACAATTGATCCAGGGAGTGATGATGCAAAGAAGAAGAATATAGCGATTGCTCTGATCTTTCAATCAGTCCCGGAAGCGCTAATACTTCATATAGGAGAACATGATACATCGAAGAAGATTTGGGAAGCTATCAAATCCCTTAACCTAGGTGCTGATCGCGTGAGAGAAGCGAGGGTACAGACTTTGATGTCTAAGTTCGACAAACTGAAGATGGCAGACACAGACACGGTGGATGTCTAAACAGGAAAACTTTCAGGCTTAGCATCGAGAGCAGCCGCGTTAGGAGAGATAATGGAAGCATCAAAGCTGATAAAGAAGTTTCTGAAGGGACTTCCAAGAACAAATTTCATTCACATCGTAGCTTCGTTAGAACAAGGTTGGATCTAAATTCAACGGGATTCGAAGACATTGTTGGGAGATTGAAGGCTTTCGAAGAACGCATAAAAGAGGAAACCCTAGATGAAGATCAATCGAAGCTAATGTTTGTGAAGAATGATACGCAAGGTCGTGGAAGCCATAAAAACTTGCGAGGAAGAGGCAGAGGTAGAGGTTATGGTGGAAGAGGAAGAGGACGAGGAAGGTCTACTAGTTCTGATGGTCATAACAAAGGAGGAGAAGCTTCAGACAAGACCAAGAAGGACTATTCTAAAGTTAAATGTTGGAGATACGACAAGATGGGGCACTTCGTGTCACATTGTCCTACACGACCAAGAGAAGAAGCTAACCTAACGGAAACACAAGAAGCAGATGCATTATATATGCATGAAGTAGTATTCCTCAACGAAGAGAGAGTGTTTCCTAAGAGGGTTGATGAATGCGATGGAAAGATGAGAATATGGTACCTTGACAATGGTGCAAGTAACCATATGACAGGCAAGAGAGAGTTCTTCTCAAACCTAAACGAGAGCATCAAAGGAAAAGTCAAATTTGGTGATGGATCAAACGTCGAGATTGTTGGGCTTCATCGGAAAAACAGGGGAGAGAAGATCACTCAAAGATATCTACTACATCCCAAGTCTTAAACACAATATCATAAGTCTTGGACAAGAAACCGAGATGAGTTGTGAGGTTAATATGAAAGAAGACTTACTAATGCTGAATGATCCCCGTGGAAGGCTATTAGTACAAGTCGCAAGGCAACCAAACCGATTGTACAAGACGCCAATGGAGGTTGAATTTCTGAAGTGTCTTCAAATACAAGAAATTGATGTTACATGGACGTGGCATGCACGGCTAGGACATGTGAACTTTGGAGTCATGAAGAATATGGTAGACAAGGAGATGGTAGTAGGGATGCCTCAGGTGATAGACGAGAAAGATGTATGCAGCACCTGCTTAGTTGGGAAGCAAACTCGGAAGTCTTTCCCGCCTAAAGCAAAGTATCGAGCATCACACACATTGGAGTTGGTACATGGTGACTTGTGGGGTCCGATATCACCATCAACACCAGCAAACAATAGATATGTATTTGTCTTAATTGATGCTTACTCAAGATATATGTGGACGATGCTGCAAAGAGAGAAGAGTGAAGCGTTCGATTGGTTCAAAAAGTTCAAGGAGTACGTGGAGAATCAAACGAAGCTAAAACTCAAGACTTTTAGCACTGATAGAGGAGGAGAGTTCACATCTTCTGAGTTCATTCGTTTTTGTGAAGAAAACAATGTAACTAGACATCTCCCCGCATCGTATACACTATCAACAAATGTGGATGAAGAACCAGGATCATTCAAGCTTCCTCATATNNNNNNNNNNNNNNNNNNNNNNNNNNNNNNNNNNNNNNNNNNNNNNNNNNNNNNNNNNNNNNNNNNNNNNNNNNNNNNNNNNNNNNNNNNNNNNNNNNNNNNNNNNNNNNNNNNNNNNNNNNNNNNNNNNNNNNNNNNNTAGCAGAGAACAACGATGCAAACCAAGACCAGCATGTAACATCAAGATATGGCCATAACATCAGAAAACCAAAACGGTTCAGTGATTACATCCTACTTGCTGAAGTTGAAGGTGGCAGACTCTTGCTGACCATCGATGGTGAACCAGAAAGTTACATCGAAACTGCAGAGATACAGGCTTGGATCGATGCAATGAAGACAGAGATTGAATCTATCATCAAAACCAAGACCTGGAAGCTCGTCAAGAAGCCGACAGGTGTGAAACCGATAGGTTTGAAGTGGATCTATTAGATCAAGAGGAATGCATATGGAACGGTGATCAAATACAAAGCAAGGCTAGTTGTAAAAGGCTATGTGCAACAACAAGGCATTGACTTCGACGAAGTGTTTGCACCAGTTGCTCTGAGAGTTTGGAACATCAAACTCGACCGGGTTCTCAAGGAGATGGAGTTCACGAAGTGCACCAAGGAACATGCGGTATATCAAAAGAAAGAGAAGGGAGAGCTTCTGATCATAGCTATATACGTCGATGACTTGTTTGTAACGGGGACTTCGCTCAATGTTATCAAGCAATTCAAAGATGATATGTCAAGAAGATTTGAGATGTCAGACCTCGGGATGCTTACATACTATCTTGGTATAGAAGTAACGCAAGGAGCTAAT
It encodes:
- the LOC106314267 gene encoding uncharacterized protein LOC106314267: MEVEFLKCLQIQEIDVTWTWHARLGHVNFGVMKNMVDKEMVVGMPQVIDEKDVCSTCLVGKQTRKSFPPKAKYRASHTLELVHENNDANQDQHVTSRYGHNIRKPKRFSDYILLAEVEGGRLLLTIDGEPESYIETAEIQAWIDAMKTEIESIIKTKTWKLVKKPTARLVVKGYVQQQGIDFDEVFAPVALRVWNIKLDRKEKGELLIIAIYVDDLFVTGTSLNVIKQFKDDMSRRFEMSDLGMLTYYLGIEVTQGANGIHIKQGGYAQGILVKTKMESSNYIHVLMRTSLKVSKAEEPEIDATSYRSTIGCLRVQERVMEKQ
- the LOC106314266 gene encoding pathogenesis-related protein 1-like, which translates into the protein MFSFVVVLTLLCAFLTHAYGLPSVKPIDDVQPEKTVQAHNEIRAAVKVAPLVWNETLAVYAQNYANKLSKTGKCAHTDMKHSDGPYGENIAIGWVQPKDQMSGPIAAMFWLTEKPNYDYATNKCKGICGHYTQVVANQSTSVGCGSYRCHNNELIWIICNYFPKPMGDANTRPY